TCTTGCGAGGTCTATCCCCAGCAGAAgactccatctcctcctcctcacttTCCGAGTCGGTCAAAAACTCAGCCGGCAAAAGACTAGGAACGTCGAACTTAGCACGTTTCCTGCCAGTCTGCTGCCTCGGCACCACGACCTCCGTAGGTTCGGCCTCCTTTCGCTCCGCAGCCTGCTGCTTGAAGAGGGCGTCTCGTTGctggcgcttcttcttctcggctgcCGCTTGTCTAGTACATTGTTAGTCAGCTGTAAACACACTCTGCTGGAAGAGACGTACTCTTGcgctgccttcttctccgcctGTGCagacttcttcatctcatcgGCTACTTTGGCCGTGGACACCGCCTCAGGAGCTTCATCACTATCACTGTCCTCCTGCTCTACCGGCTCCGAGGCCACGGTGGGTTTAGGGGTAGGAACGACAATCTCCTTGTCCGCattgccgtcgtcgtcaaaggtgatgatgttgctcttgctctt
The genomic region above belongs to Pochonia chlamydosporia 170 chromosome 2, whole genome shotgun sequence and contains:
- a CDS encoding u3 snoRNA associated domain-containing protein, whose amino-acid sequence is MPVETRKRKALVQAALENGEPEPPTPTSATKRQKKLPVRSKDDGPEAETPGKSKSNIITFDDDGNADKEIVVPTPKPTVASEPVEQEDSDSDEAPEAVSTAKVADEMKKSAQAEKKAAQEQAAAEKKKRQQRDALFKQQAAERKEAEPTEVVVPRQQTGRKRAKFDVPSLLPAEFLTDSESEEEEMESSAGDRPRKRNVSGIEKRMAKDGRGPRDEVIGSTLYRVSKKVDERLAPKAKKHSKSSKDLLLRRGRAPVKAGSGFFKR